A window of the Chlorocebus sabaeus isolate Y175 chromosome 8, mChlSab1.0.hap1, whole genome shotgun sequence genome harbors these coding sequences:
- the MOS gene encoding proto-oncogene serine/threonine-protein kinase mos, giving the protein MPSPLALRPYLPSEFSPSVDARPCSSPSELPAKLLLGATPPRAPRLPRRLAWCSIDWEQVCLLQRLGAGGFGSVYKATYHGVPVAIKQVNKCTKNRLASRRSFWAELNVARLRHDNIVRVVAASTRTPAGSNSLGTIIMEFGGNVTLHQVIYGAAGHPEGDAGEPHCSTGGPLTLGKCLKYSLDVVNGLLFLHSQSIVHLDLKPANILISEQDVCKISDFGCSEKLEDLLCFQTPLYPLGGTYTHRAPELLKGEGVTPKADIYSFAITLWQMTTKQAPYSGERQHILYAVVAYDLRPSLSAAVFQDSLPGQRLGDVIRRCWRPSAAQRPSARPLLVDLTSLKAEFG; this is encoded by the coding sequence ATGCCCTCGCCCCTGGCCCTACGCCCCTACCTCCCCAGCGAGTTTTCCCCGTCGGTGGACGCCCGGCCCTGCAGCAGTCCCTCAGAGCTCCCTGCGAAGCTGCTTCTGGGGGCCACTCCTCCTCGGGCCCCGCGGCTGCCGCGCCGGCTGGCTTGGTGCTCCATTGACTGGGAGCAGGTGTGCTTGCTGCAGAGGCTGGGAGCCGGAGGTTTTGGCTCGGTGTACAAGGCGACTTACCACGGTGTTCCCGTGGCCATAAAGCAAGTGAACAAGTGCACTAAGAACCGACTAGCATCTCGGCGGAGTTTCTGGGCTGAGCTCAACGTAGCAAGGCTGCGCCACGATAACATCGTGCGCGTAGTGGCTGCCAGCACGCGCACGCCCGCGGGGTCCAACAGCCTAGGGACCATCATCATGGAGTTCGGTGGCAACGTCACTTTACACCAAGTCATCTACGGCGCCGCCGGCCACCCTGAGGGGGACGCGGGGGAGCCTCACTGCAGCACTGGAGGACCGTTAACTTTGGGAAAGTGTCTCAAGTACTCCCTAGATGTTGTGAACGGCCTGCTCTTCCTCCACTCGCAAAGCATTGTGCACTTGGACCTGAAGCCCGCGAACATCTTGATCAGTGAGCAGGATGTCTGTAAAATTAGTGACTTCGGTTGCTCTGAGAAGTTGGAAGATCTGCTGTGCTTCCAGACACCCCTTTACCCCCTAGGAGGCACATACACCCACCGCGCCCCGGAACTCCTGAAAGGAGAGGGAGTGACGCCCAAAGCCGACATTTATTCTTTTGCCATCACTCTCTGGCAAATGACTACCAAGCAGGCGCCCTATTCGGGGGAGCGGCAGCACATACTGTACGCAGTGGTGGCCTACGACCTGCGCCCGTCCCTCTCCGCTGCCGTCTTCCAGGACTCGCTCCCCGGGCAGCGCCTTGGGGACGTCATCCGGCGCTGCTGGAGACCCAGCGCGGCGCAGAGGCCGAGCGCGCGGCCGCTTTTGGTGGATCTCACCTCTTTGAAAGCTGAATTCGGCTGA